The sequence AGCGCTATCCGGCGCAACTCTCGGGCGGGCAGCAGCAGCGCATCGCGCTCGCGCGCGCACTCGTGTTCGAGCCGAAGCTCGTGCTGATGCACGAGCCGCTCGGCGCGCTCGACAAGCAGTTGCGCGAACACATGCAGTACGAACTGAAGGCGTTGCACGAAAAGCTCGGCCTGACCTTCGTCTACGTGACGCACGATCAGGGCGAGGCGCTGACGATGTCCGATCGCGTCGCGGTGTTCGACAAGGGCATCGTGCAACAGCTCGACACCGTCGATCGGCTGTACGAATCACCGTGCAACGAGTTCGTCGCGAATTTCATCGGCGACAGCAATCGGTTGCGCGGCACCGTCGCGAGCGTGCACGGCGAGTTTTGCGAATTCCGGCTCGAAGACGGCACGCGCCTCGTCGGCCTGAACGCGGGCAACGCGCAAGCGGGCGCGTCGGGCGTCGCCTGCATTCGTCCCGAGCGGATGAGCGTCGCGCCGGGCAGCGGCCGCGCGGCGAACGGCGCGGCGAACGCGCTAGCCGGCGAAGCGCGCAGCCTCATCTACTTCGGCGATCACGTGCGGATGCGCTGCGCGTTGCCCGGGCAGGACGAATGCTTCGTCAAGGTGCCGCTCGGCACCGGCGCGCTCGATGCGTTCGCGCCCGGCGTGCCGATCTCGCTCGAGTTCCAGCCCGAGCATCTGCGGGTCTTCGCATGAACGCGAAGCCGCGCGTGGCGCGCCGCGCTTCGTATAACCACCACGCTTCATCATCCGTCACGAGAGGAAACATCATGCACCACACGTTCAACACGCCGCGCCGCGCGGTTGCGCTGCTGTCGCTCGCCGCGTTCTGCGCGACGGCCGGCGCGGCCGAGCTGACCGTCGTCAATTTCGGCGGCGCGAACGGCGACGCGCAGAAGGCCGCGTTCAACCAGCCGTTCGAGAAGGCGACCGGCAACAAGGTGACGGCCGTCGAATACAACGGCGAGCAGGCGAAAGTGAAGGCGATGGTCGAGGCGAAGCACGTGAACTGGGACGTCGTCGAAGTCGAGTCGGGCGACCTGAACCGCGGCTGCGACGAAGGCCTGTACGAGAAACTCGACTGGGCGAAGATCGCGAAGAAGTCCGATCTGATTGCCGAATCGCCGCAAACCTGCGGCGTCGGTTTCTTCGTGTGGTCGACCGCGCTTGCATACGACGCGGACAAGCTCAAGCGCGCGCCCGCCGGCTGGGCCGATTTCTGGGACGTGAAGAAATTCCCGGGCAAGCGCGGGATGCACAAGGGCGCGCGCTACAACCTCGAGTTCGCGCTGATGGCGGACGGCGTCGCGCCGAAGGACGTCTACAAGGTGCTCGCGACGAAGGCGGGCCAGGATCGCGCATTCAAGAAGCTTGACGAGCTGAAGCCGAACATCCAGTGGTGGGAAGCGGGCGCGCAGCCGCCGCAGTTCCTCGTCGCGGGCGACGTCGTGATGTCGACCGCGTACAACGGCCGCATCAGCGCCGCGCAGAAGGAAGGCAAGAACCTGAAGGTGGTGTGGAGCGGCAGCATCTACGATCTGGACTACTGGGCGATTCCGAAGGGCACGCCGAACAAGGCGCTCGCCGAGAAGTACATCGCCTACACGCTGTCGTCGAAGCCGCAGCAGGATTACGCGCAACACATCGCGTACGGCCCCGCGAATGTCGCCGCGATCAAGGCGCTCGACGCGAAGACGCTCGCGAACCTGCCGAACTCGCCGGCCAACGGCAAGAACGCGGTGCTGCAGAACATCACGTTCTGGACCGATCACGGCGACGAGCTCGAGCAGCGCTTTGCGGCATGGGCGTCGAAGTGACGGCCGCGTGAGCCGGTGAAGCAAACGGCCGCGCGCGCCGTGGCGGCGTGCGCGACGTTCCTCCGAACGGCGTTTCGGCCGGAGACAACCGTTGAATACGATGACGATCGCTACGCAGTCGGCGCCGCCGACTCAATCGCTCAGGCGTGAACTGAAAGCGGCCGAGGCCAGGCGGCGCACGATGGCGCTGCTGCTCGTCGCGCCGCTCGCGATATTCCTGCTGCTCGTGTTCGTCGTGCCGATCGGCGCGTTGCTCACGCGCGCGGTGCAGAATCCCGAGATCGCGACCGCGCTGCCGCGCACCGTGGCCGCGCTGTCGAACTGGGACCGCAAGGCGGCGCCCGCCGACGCGGCGTACGCGGCGCTCGCCGCCGATCTCACGCAGATCGCCGACGGCGAGGCGATGGGCGCGCTCGCGCGACGCCTGAACACCGAGATACCCGGCTATCGGTCGCTCGTCGCGAAGACCGCGCGCGCGATGCCGCTGACGGGCGACGCGAACGCGCCGCTCGCGCCGGCGCAGACGCGTGCGAAGCTGATCGAGCTCGACGAGCGCTGGGGCGACGCCGCGTACTGGCAGGCGATCGCGAAGAACGGCGGCCGCTATTCGCCGTTCTACCTGCTCGCGGCGCTCGATCACAAGCAGGACGGTTTCGGCAGCATCGTGCCCGCCGATCCCGATCAATCGATCTACCTCGCGGTGTTCGG is a genomic window of Burkholderia mallei ATCC 23344 containing:
- a CDS encoding ABC transporter ATP-binding protein, with the protein product MKTDDAIVSFRGVRKTYDGETLVVKALDLDIRRGEFLTLLGPSGSGKTTCLMMLAGFEFPTGGEIRLDGELLNNVPPHKRNIGMVFQNYALFPHLSVEQNVDYPLNVRRMPAAERAARVAAALAMVQMERFAKRYPAQLSGGQQQRIALARALVFEPKLVLMHEPLGALDKQLREHMQYELKALHEKLGLTFVYVTHDQGEALTMSDRVAVFDKGIVQQLDTVDRLYESPCNEFVANFIGDSNRLRGTVASVHGEFCEFRLEDGTRLVGLNAGNAQAGASGVACIRPERMSVAPGSGRAANGAANALAGEARSLIYFGDHVRMRCALPGQDECFVKVPLGTGALDAFAPGVPISLEFQPEHLRVFA
- a CDS encoding ABC transporter substrate-binding protein → MHHTFNTPRRAVALLSLAAFCATAGAAELTVVNFGGANGDAQKAAFNQPFEKATGNKVTAVEYNGEQAKVKAMVEAKHVNWDVVEVESGDLNRGCDEGLYEKLDWAKIAKKSDLIAESPQTCGVGFFVWSTALAYDADKLKRAPAGWADFWDVKKFPGKRGMHKGARYNLEFALMADGVAPKDVYKVLATKAGQDRAFKKLDELKPNIQWWEAGAQPPQFLVAGDVVMSTAYNGRISAAQKEGKNLKVVWSGSIYDLDYWAIPKGTPNKALAEKYIAYTLSSKPQQDYAQHIAYGPANVAAIKALDAKTLANLPNSPANGKNAVLQNITFWTDHGDELEQRFAAWASK